In the Osmerus eperlanus chromosome 27, fOsmEpe2.1, whole genome shotgun sequence genome, one interval contains:
- the jade2 gene encoding E3 ubiquitin-protein ligase Jade-2 isoform X1, whose amino-acid sequence MVRNLCYMVTRREKMKSSLFDVQEKIFHLQIQLLEEDLAGEKTLKGEKGRQIGVKERGKERRKSSPEKKERWKSDDGSLLKQLGFSKTFPLDNPLFDSWLAQSVQITADDMLNQWALDGQHRDKTASLLSDQLLQGEESLLSLMMDHSMKSTWQTPQLGRRPRGGKPRARAPPHSSPPPPPDPPVVAIGPSSTRGPRVGAAPPEERPGHGARRGERSRGSRALHQHHHLHPQPRSMDLRQDPPPQPPISKMDSCHISEERGPWDSLHTGGPASPSAPSPTSSPRQASSPGTAPETGGGAPRVPLRLRLTRQGKARGRGGAGGVEPVERPERDPPLPGKEATLLDTETDGYFSDAEQSDSETRSSGRKLRLPQMHAGSEDLLRRSVLAS is encoded by the exons ATG gtgagGAACCTGTGTTACATGGTgacgaggagggagaagatgaagAGTTCTTTGTTTGACGTTCAGGAGAAGATCTTCCACCTGCAGATACAACTACTGGAGGAAGACCTGgctggag AGAAAACcctgaagggggagaaggggaggcagaTTGGGgtgaaggaaagagggaaggagcgcAGGAAAAGCAGTccggaaaagaaggagagatggaagtcTGATGACGGCTCACTCCTTAAACAGCTAG gtttCTCCAAGACCTTCCCCCTGGATAACCCTCTGTTTGACAGCTGGCTGGCCCAGTCTGTCCAGATCACAGCAGATGACATGCTGAACCAGTGGGCTCTGGACGGACAACACCGGGACAAGACTGCCAGCCTGCTCTCTGACCAG CTCCTGCAAGGGGAGGAGAGTCTTCTGAGCCTGATGATGGACCACTCCATGAAGTCCACCTGGCAGACCCCTCAGCTGGGCCGGAGGCCCCGGGGAGGCAAGCCCAGGGCCCGGGCCCCCCCgcactccagcccccctcctcctccagaccccccggTTGTCGCTATTGGCCCCTCCTCTACCCGGGGCCCCAGGGTGGGGGCGGCGCCCCCGGAGGAGCGTCCGGGCCACGGGGCCCGCAGAGGGGAGCGTTCCCGGGGGTCCAGGGccctccaccagcaccaccacctccacccccagccccgcaGCATGGACCTCCGgcaggacccccccccacagccccccatcTCCAAAATGGACTCCTGCCACATCTCGGAGGAACGCGGTCCCTGGGACAGCCTCCACACGGGGGGGccagcctccccctcagcccccagccccacctcctcccccagacaagCCTCTAGTCCCGGGACAGCCCCCGAGACAGGGGGCGGGGCCCCCCGCGTGCCCCTGCGGCTCCGCCTCACCCGCCAGGGCAAGGcccgggggaggggcggggcggggggggtggagcCAGTGGAACGCCCGGAGAGAGATCCGCCCCTTCCAGGGAAGGAAGCGACGCTATTGGACACTGAGACAGACGGGTACTTCTCGGACGCCGAGCAGAGCGACTCGGAAACCCGTTCCAGCGGACGCAAGCTCCGCCTCCCCCAGATGCATGCTGGGAGCGAGGACTTGCTGAGAAGAAGTGTCCTGGCATCGTAA
- the jade2 gene encoding E3 ubiquitin-protein ligase Jade-2 isoform X2, with amino-acid sequence MVTRREKMKSSLFDVQEKIFHLQIQLLEEDLAGEKTLKGEKGRQIGVKERGKERRKSSPEKKERWKSDDGSLLKQLGFSKTFPLDNPLFDSWLAQSVQITADDMLNQWALDGQHRDKTASLLSDQLLQGEESLLSLMMDHSMKSTWQTPQLGRRPRGGKPRARAPPHSSPPPPPDPPVVAIGPSSTRGPRVGAAPPEERPGHGARRGERSRGSRALHQHHHLHPQPRSMDLRQDPPPQPPISKMDSCHISEERGPWDSLHTGGPASPSAPSPTSSPRQASSPGTAPETGGGAPRVPLRLRLTRQGKARGRGGAGGVEPVERPERDPPLPGKEATLLDTETDGYFSDAEQSDSETRSSGRKLRLPQMHAGSEDLLRRSVLAS; translated from the exons ATGGTgacgaggagggagaagatgaagAGTTCTTTGTTTGACGTTCAGGAGAAGATCTTCCACCTGCAGATACAACTACTGGAGGAAGACCTGgctggag AGAAAACcctgaagggggagaaggggaggcagaTTGGGgtgaaggaaagagggaaggagcgcAGGAAAAGCAGTccggaaaagaaggagagatggaagtcTGATGACGGCTCACTCCTTAAACAGCTAG gtttCTCCAAGACCTTCCCCCTGGATAACCCTCTGTTTGACAGCTGGCTGGCCCAGTCTGTCCAGATCACAGCAGATGACATGCTGAACCAGTGGGCTCTGGACGGACAACACCGGGACAAGACTGCCAGCCTGCTCTCTGACCAG CTCCTGCAAGGGGAGGAGAGTCTTCTGAGCCTGATGATGGACCACTCCATGAAGTCCACCTGGCAGACCCCTCAGCTGGGCCGGAGGCCCCGGGGAGGCAAGCCCAGGGCCCGGGCCCCCCCgcactccagcccccctcctcctccagaccccccggTTGTCGCTATTGGCCCCTCCTCTACCCGGGGCCCCAGGGTGGGGGCGGCGCCCCCGGAGGAGCGTCCGGGCCACGGGGCCCGCAGAGGGGAGCGTTCCCGGGGGTCCAGGGccctccaccagcaccaccacctccacccccagccccgcaGCATGGACCTCCGgcaggacccccccccacagccccccatcTCCAAAATGGACTCCTGCCACATCTCGGAGGAACGCGGTCCCTGGGACAGCCTCCACACGGGGGGGccagcctccccctcagcccccagccccacctcctcccccagacaagCCTCTAGTCCCGGGACAGCCCCCGAGACAGGGGGCGGGGCCCCCCGCGTGCCCCTGCGGCTCCGCCTCACCCGCCAGGGCAAGGcccgggggaggggcggggcggggggggtggagcCAGTGGAACGCCCGGAGAGAGATCCGCCCCTTCCAGGGAAGGAAGCGACGCTATTGGACACTGAGACAGACGGGTACTTCTCGGACGCCGAGCAGAGCGACTCGGAAACCCGTTCCAGCGGACGCAAGCTCCGCCTCCCCCAGATGCATGCTGGGAGCGAGGACTTGCTGAGAAGAAGTGTCCTGGCATCGTAA